A part of Aegilops tauschii subsp. strangulata cultivar AL8/78 chromosome 2, Aet v6.0, whole genome shotgun sequence genomic DNA contains:
- the LOC109736012 gene encoding uncharacterized protein isoform X3 — protein sequence MREMEALEKKDHRSLAKAKPLKPSYNYNAPSRHKRSKSDLEEKNAKDALHSSQKASHNHPKLNARNSNSHLQSETNKGVQPKTDTQDSLRKEIVQLERHLDDQQTVRGALEKALGPNPAPLTLSNESPILQPTNQLIREVATLELEIKHLEQYLLTLYRKAFEQAPTLPSSLAVRQEEPAPPKPSVSSRSALMEETPKPKATAGRGGDAMLHYSCPPLSKRRNGTMMEDCSPSTCPTKAMDSDHGLRSQSALSFRGVCSSRISPSEESLARALRSCHSQPFSFLEEGEAATTSGVVSLADYLGTNVADHIPETPNNLSEEMVRCMAGVYCKLADPPLVHHRASSSPTSSLSSTTSVVSPQYLGDMWSPNCRREATLDSRLINPFHVEGLKEFSGPYNTMVEVPSISRDRPRLREVEDLLQTYRLILHRLETVDLRRMANEEKLAFWINIHNALLMHAYLKHGIPQNHLKKTSLLVKAECKIAGRSINAAAIQGLVLGCSTHCPGQWLRTLLQPRMKSRGSKAGGQWQAFAIHRPEPLLRFALCSGSHSDPAVRVYTPKRLFQQLEAAKEEYIRATVGVRPPDHQHCRGRVVLPKLVDAYARDVGLSPERLLDAAQRCLPESVRGAVQRCRQQQQQGTTASKAVVEWAPHRQSFRYLLARDLAFPHLS from the exons AACGCTAGAAACTCAAACTCTCATCTGCAGAGCGAAACCAACAAGGGAGTCCAGCCCAAGACTGACACGCAAGACTCCCTCAGAAAAGAG ATTGTGCAGCTGGAGAGGCACCTTGACGATCAGCAAACGGTGCGCGGCGCACTGGAGAAAGCGTTGGGTCCCAACCCTGCTCCGCTCACTCTCTCCAATGAGAGCCCAATCCTCCAG CCCACTAACCAGCTGATAAGGGAGGTTGCGACATTGGAGCTGGAGATCAAGCACCTGGAGCAGTACCTCCTAACACTGTACAGGAAGGCATTTGAGCAAGCGCCCACATTGCCATCCTCACTTGCCGTCCGTCAGGAGGAGCCGGCGCCGCCAAAGCCGTCGGTGAGCTCACGGTCCGCGCTGATGGAGGAAACGCCCAAGCCAAAGGCCACCGCCGGAAGAGGTGGCGATGCAATGCTCCATTACAGCTGCCCTCCCCTTAGCAAGAGGAGGAATGGCACGATGATGGAGGACTGCTCTCCGTCCACATGCCCAACCAAGGCCATGGACTCTGATCATGGCCTGCGCAGCCAGTCCGCGCTGTCGTTCCGCGGCGTGTGCTCGTCGAGGATATCGCCGTCGGAGGAGAGCCTGGCGAGAGCTCTTCGCTCCTGCCACTCTCAGCCTTTCTCCTTCTTGGAG GAAGGAGAGGCTGCTACTACATCAGGAGTGGTAAGCCTGGCTGACTATCTGGGGACCAATGTGGCTGACCACATCCCTGAAACCCCCAACAACCTTTCGGAGGAGATGGTGAGGTGCATGGCAGGGGTGTACTGCAAGCTCGCAGATCCACCTCTGGTGCACCACCGTGCATCGTCGTCGCCGACGTCGTCGCTCTCCTCGACGACGAGTGTGGTCTCGCCACAGTACCTTGGGGACATGTGGAGCCCCAATTGCAGGAGAGAAGCCACTCTGGACTCGCGGCTGATCAACCCGTTCCACGTGGAGGGGCTCAAGGAGTTCAGTGGACCGTACAACACCATGGTTGAGGTCCCATCGATTTCCCGCGACCGCCCGAGGCTTAGAGAAGTCGAAGATTTGCTCCAAACTTACAG GTTAATTCTGCATCGGTTGGAGACCGTCGACCTCCGGAGGATGGCGAACGAGGAGAAGCTCGCCTTCTGGATCAACATACACAACGCATTGTTGATGCAT GCTTACCTCAAGCATGGCATCCCGCAGAACCATCTGAAGAAGACATCACTTCTTGTCAAG GCTGAGTGCAAGATCGCCGGGCGCAGCATCAACGCGGCGGCCATCCAGGGGCTGGTCCTCGGATGCAGCACCCACTGTCCCGGACAG TGGCTGAGGACTTTGCTGCAGCCAAGGATGAAAAGCAGAGGGAGCAAAGCAGGGGGGCAATGGCAAGCCTTTGCCATCCATCGGCCCGAGCCTCTTCTGCGCTTCGCGCTTTGCTCCGGGAGCCACTCCGATCCCGCG GTGAGGGTGTACACGCCGAAGCGGCTGTTCCAGCAGCTGGAGGCGGCCAAGGAGGAGTACATCCGCGCCACGGTGGGGGTCCGCCCGCCGGACCATCAGCACTGCCGCGGCAGGGTGGTGCTTCCCAAGCTGGTGGACGCGTACGCCAGGGACGTCGGCCTCTCGCCGGAGCGGCTCCTCGACGCGGCGCAGCGGTGCCTGCCGGAGAGCGTGCGGGGAGCGGTGCAGCGGTgccggcagcagcagcagcaggggacGACGGCGAGTAAGGCAGTGGTGGAGTGGGCGCCGCACAGGCAGAGCTTCCGGTACCTGCTCGCCAGGGACCTCGCGTTCCCGCACCTCAGCTGA
- the LOC109736012 gene encoding uncharacterized protein isoform X4: MREMEALEKKDHRSLAKAKPLKPSYNYNAPSRHKRSKSDLEEKNAKDALHSSQKASHNHPKLSETNKGVQPKTDTQDSLRKEIVQLERHLDDQQTVRGALEKALGPNPAPLTLSNESPILQPTNQLIREVATLELEIKHLEQYLLTLYRKAFEQAPTLPSSLAVRQEEPAPPKPSVSSRSALMEETPKPKATAGRGGDAMLHYSCPPLSKRRNGTMMEDCSPSTCPTKAMDSDHGLRSQSALSFRGVCSSRISPSEESLARALRSCHSQPFSFLEEGEAATTSGVVSLADYLGTNVADHIPETPNNLSEEMVRCMAGVYCKLADPPLVHHRASSSPTSSLSSTTSVVSPQYLGDMWSPNCRREATLDSRLINPFHVEGLKEFSGPYNTMVEVPSISRDRPRLREVEDLLQTYRLILHRLETVDLRRMANEEKLAFWINIHNALLMHAYLKHGIPQNHLKKTSLLVKAECKIAGRSINAAAIQGLVLGCSTHCPGQWLRTLLQPRMKSRGSKAGGQWQAFAIHRPEPLLRFALCSGSHSDPAVRVYTPKRLFQQLEAAKEEYIRATVGVRPPDHQHCRGRVVLPKLVDAYARDVGLSPERLLDAAQRCLPESVRGAVQRCRQQQQQGTTASKAVVEWAPHRQSFRYLLARDLAFPHLS; encoded by the exons AGCGAAACCAACAAGGGAGTCCAGCCCAAGACTGACACGCAAGACTCCCTCAGAAAAGAG ATTGTGCAGCTGGAGAGGCACCTTGACGATCAGCAAACGGTGCGCGGCGCACTGGAGAAAGCGTTGGGTCCCAACCCTGCTCCGCTCACTCTCTCCAATGAGAGCCCAATCCTCCAG CCCACTAACCAGCTGATAAGGGAGGTTGCGACATTGGAGCTGGAGATCAAGCACCTGGAGCAGTACCTCCTAACACTGTACAGGAAGGCATTTGAGCAAGCGCCCACATTGCCATCCTCACTTGCCGTCCGTCAGGAGGAGCCGGCGCCGCCAAAGCCGTCGGTGAGCTCACGGTCCGCGCTGATGGAGGAAACGCCCAAGCCAAAGGCCACCGCCGGAAGAGGTGGCGATGCAATGCTCCATTACAGCTGCCCTCCCCTTAGCAAGAGGAGGAATGGCACGATGATGGAGGACTGCTCTCCGTCCACATGCCCAACCAAGGCCATGGACTCTGATCATGGCCTGCGCAGCCAGTCCGCGCTGTCGTTCCGCGGCGTGTGCTCGTCGAGGATATCGCCGTCGGAGGAGAGCCTGGCGAGAGCTCTTCGCTCCTGCCACTCTCAGCCTTTCTCCTTCTTGGAG GAAGGAGAGGCTGCTACTACATCAGGAGTGGTAAGCCTGGCTGACTATCTGGGGACCAATGTGGCTGACCACATCCCTGAAACCCCCAACAACCTTTCGGAGGAGATGGTGAGGTGCATGGCAGGGGTGTACTGCAAGCTCGCAGATCCACCTCTGGTGCACCACCGTGCATCGTCGTCGCCGACGTCGTCGCTCTCCTCGACGACGAGTGTGGTCTCGCCACAGTACCTTGGGGACATGTGGAGCCCCAATTGCAGGAGAGAAGCCACTCTGGACTCGCGGCTGATCAACCCGTTCCACGTGGAGGGGCTCAAGGAGTTCAGTGGACCGTACAACACCATGGTTGAGGTCCCATCGATTTCCCGCGACCGCCCGAGGCTTAGAGAAGTCGAAGATTTGCTCCAAACTTACAG GTTAATTCTGCATCGGTTGGAGACCGTCGACCTCCGGAGGATGGCGAACGAGGAGAAGCTCGCCTTCTGGATCAACATACACAACGCATTGTTGATGCAT GCTTACCTCAAGCATGGCATCCCGCAGAACCATCTGAAGAAGACATCACTTCTTGTCAAG GCTGAGTGCAAGATCGCCGGGCGCAGCATCAACGCGGCGGCCATCCAGGGGCTGGTCCTCGGATGCAGCACCCACTGTCCCGGACAG TGGCTGAGGACTTTGCTGCAGCCAAGGATGAAAAGCAGAGGGAGCAAAGCAGGGGGGCAATGGCAAGCCTTTGCCATCCATCGGCCCGAGCCTCTTCTGCGCTTCGCGCTTTGCTCCGGGAGCCACTCCGATCCCGCG GTGAGGGTGTACACGCCGAAGCGGCTGTTCCAGCAGCTGGAGGCGGCCAAGGAGGAGTACATCCGCGCCACGGTGGGGGTCCGCCCGCCGGACCATCAGCACTGCCGCGGCAGGGTGGTGCTTCCCAAGCTGGTGGACGCGTACGCCAGGGACGTCGGCCTCTCGCCGGAGCGGCTCCTCGACGCGGCGCAGCGGTGCCTGCCGGAGAGCGTGCGGGGAGCGGTGCAGCGGTgccggcagcagcagcagcaggggacGACGGCGAGTAAGGCAGTGGTGGAGTGGGCGCCGCACAGGCAGAGCTTCCGGTACCTGCTCGCCAGGGACCTCGCGTTCCCGCACCTCAGCTGA